The following coding sequences lie in one Pristis pectinata isolate sPriPec2 chromosome 20, sPriPec2.1.pri, whole genome shotgun sequence genomic window:
- the LOC127581057 gene encoding sodium/potassium-transporting ATPase subunit alpha-2-like, with protein TPSRSPPSRDAKACVIHGSDLKEMEEEELDQILANHTEIVFARTSPQQKLIIVEGCQRQGAIVAVTGDGVNDSPALKKADIGVAMGISGSDVSKQAADMILLDDNFASIVTGVEEGRLIFDNLKKSIAYTLTSNIPEITPFLLFIVANIPLPLGTVTILCIDLGTDMVPAISLAYEAAESDIMKRQPRNPKTDKLVNEKLISMAYGQIGMIQALGGFFTYFVILAENGFLPSRLLNLRLDWDDRSRNDLEDSYGQEWTYEQRKIVEFTCHTAFFASIVVVQWADLLICKTRRNSIFQQGMKNKILIFGLFEETALAAFLSYCPGMDVALRMYPLKLPWWFCAFPYSLLIFIYDEVRKFILRRHPGGWVERETYY; from the exons ACTCCGTCCCGTTCCCCTCCCTCCAGGGACGCCAAGGCCTGTGTGATCCACGGCTCGGACCTGAAGGAGATGGAAGAGGAGGAGCTGGACCAGATCCTGGCCAACCACACGGAGATTGTCTTCGCTCGCACGTCACCACAGCAGAAGCTCATTATCGTGGAGGGCTGCCAGAGGCAG GGCGCCATCGTGGCCGTGACGGGAGACGGGGTCAACGACTCGCCCGCCCTGAAGAAGGCCGACATCGGTGTCGCCATGGGCATCTCGGGCTCCGATGTCTCCAAGCAGGCGGCGGACATGATCCTGTTGGACGACAACTTCGCCTCCATTGTGACCGGCGTGGAAGAGG gacgaCTGATCTTCGACAACCTGAAGAAGTCCATCGCCTACACCCTGACCAGCAACATCCCCGAGATCACCCCCTTCCTGCTGTTCATCGTGGCCAACATCCCCCTGCCACTGGGCACCgtcaccatcctctgcattgaCCTGGGCACGGACATG GTCCCTGCAATCTCCTTGGCCTACGAGGCAGCGGAGAGCGACATCATGAAGAGACAACCTCGAAACCCCAAAACTGACAAACTGGTCAACGAGAAGCTCATCAGCATGGCGTACGGACAGATTg ggATGATCCAGGCGCTGGGCGGTTTCTTCACCTACTTCGTGATCCTGGCGGAGAACGGCTTCCTGCCCTCGCGCCTCCTCAACCTGCGGCTGGACTGGGACGACCGCTCCCGCAACGACCTGGAGGACAGTTACGGACAGGAGTGG acCTACGAGCAGCGGAAGATCGTCGAGTTCACCTGCCACACGGCCTTCTTCGCCAGCATCGTGGTGGTCCAGTGGGCCGACCTCCTCATCTGCAAGACCAGGAGGAACTCCATCTTCCAACAGGGCATGAA GAACAAGATCCTGATCTTCGGCCTCTTCGAGGAGACGGCCCTGGCTGCGTTCCTCTCCTACTGCCCAGGAATGGACGTCGCCCTGCGCATGTACCCGCTGAA GCTCCCCTGGTGGTTCTGCGCCTTCCCCTACAGCCTCCTCATCTTCATCTACGACGAGGTCAGGAAGTTCATTCTGCGCCGACACCCCGGCG GCTGGGTGGAGCGGGAGACGTACTACTGA